Within the Kingella potus genome, the region GCCCGCCGTGGCCGCCAAAAACTTTCTGATTACCATCGGCGACCGCAGCGTCGGCGGCCTGACCCACCGCGACCAGATGGTCGGCCGCTACCAAACCCCCGTGGCCGATGCCGCCGTAACCATCATGGGCTTTGACACCTGCAAAGGCGAGGCGATGGCGATGGGCGAAAAACCCGCCGTCGCCCTGTTTGACGCGCCCGCGTCCGGCCGCATGGCCATAGGCGAAGCGCTGACCAACCTTGCGGGCGTGAACATCGGCAACATCGGCAACATCAAACTGTCCGCCAACTGGATGGCCGCCTGCGGCAATGCGGGCGAAGACGAAAAACTCTACCGCACGGTGCAGGCGGTGTCCGAAACCTGTCAGGATTTGGGCATCAGCATTCCCGTGGGCAAAGACTCGCTTTCCATGAAAACCGTGTGGCAGGAAGAGGGCGTGCAAAAATCGGTGGTGTCGCCGCTGAGCCTGATCATCACCGGCTTCGCCCCCGTGCAGGACGTGCGCAAAACCGTTACCCCCGAGCTGAAAAACGTGGCCGGCAGCGTGCTGCTGTTTGTCGATTTGGGCTTCGGAAAAGCCCGCATGGGCGGCTCGGCGCTGGCGCAGGTGTATAACGAAACCGGCGGCGAAGCGCCCGACATCGACGCAGGCCGTCTGAAAGCCTTTTACGATGTGGTGCAGAAACTGGTGGCCGAAGACAAGCTCCTGGCCTACCACGACCGCAGCGACGGCGGCCTGTTTGCCACGCTGGCGGAAATGGCGTTTGCCGCGCGAGTCGGCTTGGATATCGGGCTGCCTGAAAACGCCGATGCGCTGACCGCACTGTTTAACGAAGAACTCGGCGCGGCCGTTCAAATCCGCCAAGCCGATTCAGACGGCATTCAGGCTGCTTTCAAACAGGCAGGGTTGGACGCGTACCGCATCGCCGCCATCGCCGAAAACGACCGCATCCGCATCAGCAGCAACGGCGAAACGATATTTGACGAAGGCCGTCTGAACCTGCAACAGGCATGGCAGCAAACCAGCCACCAAATCCAACGCCTGCGCGACAACCCCGAATGTGCCGACAGCGAGTTTGAATTATTGGCCGACAACGCGCGTTCCGCCCTGTTTGCCGATTTGGCATTCGACGTGCGCGAAGACATCGCCGCGCCCTACATCAACAGCGGCGCAAAACCCAAAATCGCCGTGTTGCGCGAGCAGGGCGTAAACGGCCAAGTGGAAATGGCCGCCGCCTTTACCCGCGCCGGTTTCGACGCTTACGACGTGCACATGAGCGACCTGATGGCCGGCCGCGCCAATCTGGCCGGCTTCCAAATGCTGGCCGCCTGCGGCGGCTTCAGCTACGGCGACGTGCTCGGCGCGGGCGAAGGCTGGGCGAAATCCATCCTGTTCCACCCCGCCTTGCGCGAACAGTTTGCCGCTTTCTTTGCGCGCCAAGACACCCTCGCGCTGGGCGTGTGCAACGGCTGCCAGATGATGAGCAATCTGGCCGAAATCATTCCCGGCACGGCGGGCTGGCCGAAATTCCGCCGCAACCGCAGCGAGCAGTTTGAAGCGCGTTTGAGCATGGTGCGCGTACCCAAGTCGCCCTCGCTGATTCTGGCCGAAATGCAGGGCAGCAGCCTGCCCGTCGTCATCAGCCACGGCGAAGGCCGCGCCGATTTCAGCCGCACCGGCGGCAAGATTTCAGACGGCCTCACCGCCCTGCAATACACCGACGGCACCGGCGCAGTTACCGAAACCTATCCGCTCAACCCCAACGGCTCTCCGCAGGGCATCGCGGGCGTAAGCAACGCCGACGGCCGCGTAACCATCATGATGCCGCACCCCGAGCGCGTGTACCGCACCGCCCAAATGAGCTGGCTGCCCGAAGCGTGGCACGGCAGCGAACTTTCAGGCTGGTACCGCCTCTTCGCCGGCGCACGCAAGGCTTTGGGTTAAATACAAACAAGGCCGTCTGAAAAAGTTTCAGACGGCCTTTTTTGGTTGGAAACAGAAAATGAAAAAAATCTTTCTGGCAGCCGCATTCCTGCTGCCGTTTTCGGTTCATGCACAAGAGCCGTTCAGCAGAAAAGCCTATATGCGGCTGGCGGCCGAATGCGATAAAAACAAACTCGACAGTTGCGTAACCTTCGCCATCTGGACACGCGACTATATGGAAGCCTCCGATGCCGCCCGCGCACCGCTGGAAAAGGCCTGCAACGGCGGCAATATGAAAGGCTGCAATGTTTTGGGCAACCTTTATCTGAACCCTTACGGAGGCTTGGGCGAAGATGCGGACAAAGCCCGCGCACTCTACCGCAAAGCCTGCAAAGGCGGCTATGCCAATGCCTGCACCAATTTGCAGAGCATGGACAGCAAAGGCGCACAAACAAAGCACGCCTTATCGCGGGAAGAACGTCTGCAAAAGCTCCGAAACGCCTGCGTGCTTGAAAACGAATCGGCCTGCCGTGCCTTGCAGGCGGAACCGTTGCGGTAAGCCCCCGCATTCAGGCAGCCTGTGCGGCACCGCCCTAAAAAAGGAATCCGAATCCCATGTCCCTGCAATCCCTGCTCGAACACCGCCGCTCCGTGCGCCATTATGCCGATACGCCCGTTGATCCCGAAACCGTCCGCCGCTGCCAATCTGCCCCCGCTCGACACCTTCGACCCCAACACCGTCTTCGGCGCATGGGACAAAATCATGGCCGAACACTTCGCCGACGGCGGCCTGTTTGACCAGCTCGCCTCCCGCGACAAATAAACGCCGCATCATAAAAGGCCGTCTGAAAATCTGTTTTCAGACGGCCTGATGTTTTCCTAATCTGCCAAATGGCGCAACCCGCAGAAAACGCGTGCGTCGCTTAAGCGACACACCCTACGGCGGGGAAATCGGGGGCGCGGGCGGCCTTTGCGATGATGGCGGCCAGTTCGGCAAAGGGGCTGGGATCCGCACCGGCGGGCAGGGGCTTTTCCGCCCATTCGTCGGCAATCTGCTGCGCGGCTGACAGGCTCTCGGGCAGCATGGCGGCGGGATCGGGGAAGTGGGCGGGATACCAGAGGTAGACGGGGTTCATGGACATGGGGGTTCCTTTCTTAGGGGGCGGGATAAGGTTTGCCGCCGGTGCGGTGCAGCCGGCGGCCGTGCTTCAACTGCCGAATCAGGTTCTCGGCCTGTTTTCCAAGTAGGTTAGGGTGTTCATCAGCCGTTCCCGTGCAAACTCCTTGTTGCCAAAATAAGCATCGTCCGCCGCCAGCCACGACTCTACGACCTCTCTGAGGTTGCGCCTGCCTTCCAGATAAAGATCGACCAGTACGATAGGAAAATCGTTATAGGTCTTGATGTTTTTATTTAGTTTCTCAGAATAATCTTTATATTCGCTGGCTTTACCCAGCCTGCTGTTGAAATAGGCCTCCAAATCGCCATAGGCCGAAATCGGTGCCACTTCCGCCAGCCTAGTCTCTATATAGGCCAGAAATGCCTCGATCTGACTTTCTGTTTTGAATTGGCTTGAACCTATGTAACCACCATCCCATGAGGAAGAAAGATAATAGCCAATATTGACCCCCCCCCCAGCAGCTAATTGTTTTTTATTGTTTTTTCTATCATAAGGGTGGATATTGTCCAGCTCGTACCAGTGAATCTGCTCTACCGTTTCGTCGGAAAGATTCCAGCTTACCCATATGTCGTAAACGCCGTCGTTATAGAGATCACCGATGGAAATATAAATAATCTGCCAACCATGTTCGGTCGCTTTGGCATAAACCATCACATCCGGCTCGGGCTTGCGGCTTCTCTTGTCATGGCCTTCGGGACGGTAGAACTGCGGGGCATATTCAAAGCCGTAACGCCCCATCAATTCGTCGGTCTTCGGGCGGAAGTATTTGTAGAAATCTTTGATGTTTTCCGGCAGGCCCCGGTTGGCGGCACGCCATTTTCTTTCGGCTGCCGCTTTTTCTTCCAGCTCGCGCTGGATGGCGGCAAAGAAGTCTTCTTCGGGAAAGCTGCGGCCGTCGGGCAGGAGCAGGCGGCCGTTGCTGTCGTATAGCACCAAGCCGAGATCGGGGGCGTAGTCATCCAGCAGCGGCATGATTTCATCATAATGCTCGGACAGCTCGGCCAGGGCGTGGCCGCGCAGGTAGGCGGGCAGATCGGTTTCGATGCCGGCATAGCTTTGGCGGAAGCCTGCGCTTGCTTCGGGGGCGTGGGCGGCCTTTGCGATGATGGCGGCCAGTTCGGCAAAGGGGCCGGGATCCGCACCGGCGGGCAGGGGCTTTTCCGCCCATTCGTCGGCAATCTGCTGCGCGGCTGACAGGCTCTCGGGCAGCATGGCGGCGGGATCGGGGAAGTGGGCGGGATACCAGAGGTAGACGGGGTTCATGGACATGGGGGGTTCCTTTCTTAGGGGTGGTTGGATTGGATGAGGTCTGCGAGGTGCAGGCGGATGCTGCTGCCTGCACCTTCGATCAGTTGTTTGCCGCTTGCGGACAGCGGGCGGCGCGGCAGGGTTTCCCAGCCGCCGTGTGCGTTTAGGAGCCATTCGTAGCAGCGGGTGCGGCTGCCGCTGATAAGGGTCAGTTGCAGGCGGATGTGCTGCGGGGCGGCGGGGGGCAGGTGCAGGTGCAGGCGGCCGGTTACAATGCCGCTCAAGCCTCGGATATTAACCGTTTTGTTGTCCATAAACGAGCAGAACCTATGGCCTGCCTGCAAGCGGCGGCATTCTCAAAAAATTTTTCATCCCCTGGTGGCAATATCAAAAGCCAATGCACCAAAACCGTTTTTACGGCCTATACACCAGCTTCCTCAAACGCCGTTTTCCCGAATGCGTCTGCGTGTACGAACATACCGAAAAAGGCCGCATTCGCTTCCACTTGCCCATCACCACCCGTCTGTGCACTCAGATACGGCCTCTTTGCCTTGCAGCCAGCCGATTTTAGCTTAACGTTTTTTAACTTGCCGGTTTTTTCGGCAGCCTGCCGCCACAAATTCCCGCAGCATCAAACCTTGGGCAAAAGCATTATTTTCCGGCTGGAGAAAAGGGTTTTCCGATGGCTTTGTCAAGACCTGTTTCAAACGGGAAAAACACGATATATTGTATTCAGACAGCCTGGTTTATACCATATCTAGTATTTTTACCGTTTGAAGGACAGCAGATGAGTGCCGCTGAAAATATGCAAGTAACCAAACGCGACGGCCGTTTGGAACCCATCAATTTAGACAAAATCCACCGTGTTGTTGCCTGGGCGGCGGAGGGTTTGGACAACGTTTCCGTATCGCAGGTCGAGCTCAAATCGCACATCCAGTTTTACAACGGCATCCGCACCGACGACATTCACGAAACCATCATCAAAGCCGCTGCCGACCTGATTTCTCAGGAAACCCCCGACTACCAATATCTGGCCGCGCGTCTGGCCATTTTCCACCTGCGCAAAATCGCCTACGGCCAATTCGAGCCGCCGCACCTTTTCGACCACGTTTCCAAGCTGACCGAAGCGGGCAAATACGACCGCCACATTCTGGCCGATTACAGCCGCGAAGAATTTGACGAGCTGAACGCCTACATCGATCACGAACGCGACATGACTTTCTCTTACGGCGCGGTCAAGCAGCTCGAAGGCAAATATCTGGTGCAAAACCGCGTCAGCCGCCAAATCTACGAAACCCCGCAGTTTCTGTATATGCTGGTGGCGATGTGCCTGTTTGCCAAATACCCGCGCGAGAGCCGTCTGAATTATGTGAAACGGTTTTACGATGCGGTTTCCACGTTCAAAATTTCCCTGCCCACGCCGATTATGAGCGGCGTGCGTACCCCCACGCGCCAGTTTTCAAGCTGCGTGCTGATTGAGTGCGACGACAGCCTAGATTCCATCAACGCCACCACCAGCGCGATTGTCAAATACGTATCCCAACGCGCGGGCATCGGCATCAACGCCGGCCGCATCAGGGGCTTGGGCAGCGAAATACGCGGCGGCGAAGCGCAGCACACCGGCTGTATTCCGTTTTTCAAAATGTTTCAGGCAGCCGTCAAATCATGCTCCCAGGGCGGCGTGCGCGGCGGCGCGGCCACGTTGTTTTACCCGCTCTGGCACATCGAAGTCGAAAGCCTTTTGGTGCTGAAAAACAACAGGGGCGTGGAAGACAACCGCGTGCGCCACCTCGATTACGGCGTGCAGATCAACCGCCTGCTCTACACCCGCCTGATTAAGGGCGGCAACATCACCCTGTTTTCGCCCAACGAAGTGCCCGGTCTGTATGAAGCCTTTTTTGCCGACCAAGACGAATTCGAGCGGCTCTATACCCAATACGAACAAAACCCCGATATCCGCAAACGCAGCCTGCCGGCCACCGAACTGTTTTCGCTGATGATGCAGGAGCGTGCCGGCACCGGCCGCATCTATATCCAAAACGTCGACCACTGCAACACCCACAGCCCGTTCGATCCGCGCGTCGCACCCGTGCGCCAGTCCAACCTGTGTCTTGAAATCGCCCTGCCCACCAAGCCCCTGAACGACATCAACGACGAAACCGGCGAAATCGCCCTGTGCACCCTGTCGGCATTCAACTTGGGCGCATTGGAAAGTCTGGACGAATTGGAAGGCTTGGCCGATTTGGCCGTACGCGCCCTAGACGCACTGCTCGACTATCAGGACTATCCCGTCAAAGCCGCCAAAACCGCCACCATGAACCGCCGCACCCTCGGCATAGGCGTCATCAACTACGCCTATTATCTGGCCAAAAACGGAGTCAAATACAGCGACGATTCCGCCATCGCCTTAACCCACCGCACCTTTGAAGCCATCCAATACCATCTGCTCAAAGCCTCGGTGGCTTTGGCCAAAGAATTCGGCGCCTGCCCGCTGTTCCACGAAACCACCTACGCCCAAGGCAAGCTGCCCACCGACACCTACAAAAAAGATTTGGACACCGTCTGCACCGAACCGCTGCATCTCGATTGGGAAGCCTTGCGCGCCGACATCCTCAAACACGGCCTGCGCAACTCCACCCTGACCGCCCTGATGCCGTCTGAAACCAGCTCGCAGATTGCCAACGCCACCAACGGCATCGAGCCGCCGCGCGGCCTCGTTTCGGTCAAAGCCTCGAAAGACGGCATTTTGAAGCAGGTTGTCCCCGAATTCGGCCGCCTCAAAAACCAATACGAACTGTTATGGCAGATGCCCGGCAATGACGGCTACCTGAAACTCGTCGGCGTGATGCAGAAATTTGTCGACCAGGCCATCTCCGCCAACACCAGCTACGACCCACAGCGTTTCGAAGGCGGCCGCGTGCCCATGAAGCAGATGCTCAAAGACCTGCTCACCGCCTACAAATTCGGCCTCAAAACCCTGTATTACCACAACACCCGCGACGGCGCGGACGACACCCAAACCGATTTGCAGGACGACGGCTGCGCAGGAGGGGCGTGTAAGATTTGATTGTGCAGGCCGGATAGCTGTATCCGACAGCTTGGAATTTTCAGGTAGCCTTTCAGACGGCCTGAATCAAAAAACAGCCTGAAAAGGCCGTCTGAAAAAACACCGTCATTCCCGCGCAGGCGGGAATCTGCTCCGCGTGCCACAGACGATAAGCAAAAAACAAAATTCCCGCCAGCGCGGGAACAACGGCATCGGAAGAAGCAAGCACAGCCTGCACAACCCAAGGTAGGGTGTGCCGCCTAAGCGGCGCACGCGTTTGAGCAGAGCGGCCTCCGTCTGATACAACAGACAAACAACAGGCCGTCTGAAATCCCAAAATCCGTTTTCAGGTAGCCCCAACTTACCCATACCCACCCATACAGAGAGACCCCTCCATGCCTTGCGAACACCTAGTCATGTCATACAGCACCTTCAGCAAAGAGAAAAACGATGCTTTGCTCGAACCGATGTTTTTCGGCCAGCCGGTGAATGTGGCGCGTTATGACCAGCAAAAATACGAAGTTTTTGAAAAACTGATTGAAAAACAACTGTCGTTTTTCTGGCGGCCGGAAGAAATCGACGTGTCACGCGACCGCATCGACTACCAAAACCTGCCCGATCACGAAAAGCATATTTTCATCAGCAATTTGAAATACCAAACCCTGCTCGATTCGATTCAGGGACGCAGCCCCAACGTGGCGCTGCTGCCGCTGGTTTCCATTCCCGAGCTGGAAACGTGGATTGAAACCTGGTCATTCTCAGAAACCATCCACTCGCGCAGCTACACCCACATCATCCGCAACATCGTGAACGACCCGTCTGTCGTGTTTGACGACATCGTACAGAACGAATACATCATCGCCCGCGCCGAAGACATCGCCTGCTATTACGACGATTTAATCGAATATACCCAATATTACAACCTGTTGGGCGAGGGCGAACACCGCGTCAACGGCAAAACCGTTGTGGTGGACAAGCGCGAACTGAAGAAAAAACTGTATCTGTGCCTGATGTGCGTCAACGTGCTCGAAGCCATCCGTTTTTATGTTTCCTTCGCCTGCTCGTTTGCCTTCGCCGAACGCGAGCTGATGGAAGGCAACGCCAAAA harbors:
- a CDS encoding sel1 repeat family protein, which encodes MKKIFLAAAFLLPFSVHAQEPFSRKAYMRLAAECDKNKLDSCVTFAIWTRDYMEASDAARAPLEKACNGGNMKGCNVLGNLYLNPYGGLGEDADKARALYRKACKGGYANACTNLQSMDSKGAQTKHALSREERLQKLRNACVLENESACRALQAEPLR
- the nrdA gene encoding class 1a ribonucleoside-diphosphate reductase subunit alpha — encoded protein: MSAAENMQVTKRDGRLEPINLDKIHRVVAWAAEGLDNVSVSQVELKSHIQFYNGIRTDDIHETIIKAAADLISQETPDYQYLAARLAIFHLRKIAYGQFEPPHLFDHVSKLTEAGKYDRHILADYSREEFDELNAYIDHERDMTFSYGAVKQLEGKYLVQNRVSRQIYETPQFLYMLVAMCLFAKYPRESRLNYVKRFYDAVSTFKISLPTPIMSGVRTPTRQFSSCVLIECDDSLDSINATTSAIVKYVSQRAGIGINAGRIRGLGSEIRGGEAQHTGCIPFFKMFQAAVKSCSQGGVRGGAATLFYPLWHIEVESLLVLKNNRGVEDNRVRHLDYGVQINRLLYTRLIKGGNITLFSPNEVPGLYEAFFADQDEFERLYTQYEQNPDIRKRSLPATELFSLMMQERAGTGRIYIQNVDHCNTHSPFDPRVAPVRQSNLCLEIALPTKPLNDINDETGEIALCTLSAFNLGALESLDELEGLADLAVRALDALLDYQDYPVKAAKTATMNRRTLGIGVINYAYYLAKNGVKYSDDSAIALTHRTFEAIQYHLLKASVALAKEFGACPLFHETTYAQGKLPTDTYKKDLDTVCTEPLHLDWEALRADILKHGLRNSTLTALMPSETSSQIANATNGIEPPRGLVSVKASKDGILKQVVPEFGRLKNQYELLWQMPGNDGYLKLVGVMQKFVDQAISANTSYDPQRFEGGRVPMKQMLKDLLTAYKFGLKTLYYHNTRDGADDTQTDLQDDGCAGGACKI
- the nrdB gene encoding class Ia ribonucleoside-diphosphate reductase subunit beta — encoded protein: MSYSTFSKEKNDALLEPMFFGQPVNVARYDQQKYEVFEKLIEKQLSFFWRPEEIDVSRDRIDYQNLPDHEKHIFISNLKYQTLLDSIQGRSPNVALLPLVSIPELETWIETWSFSETIHSRSYTHIIRNIVNDPSVVFDDIVQNEYIIARAEDIACYYDDLIEYTQYYNLLGEGEHRVNGKTVVVDKRELKKKLYLCLMCVNVLEAIRFYVSFACSFAFAERELMEGNAKIIKLIARDEALHLTSTQHMLNLMRSGVDDPEMAEIAAELQNDCFDLFKKAALQEKEWAEYLFKDGSMIGLNKDILCQYVEYITNHRMIAVGLEPAFPAANQNPIPWINAWLSSDNVQVAPQEVEISSYLIGQIDAEIGADDLDGFEL